Below is a window of Ignavibacteriales bacterium DNA.
CTAAAAGTTGCTAGCGTTGAACCTAATCCAGCACCAGCCAAACCCATTCTTGGCAATCCAAATGAACCATAAATTAAAATATAATTAAATATAATATTGAAAAGATTGGTAAGAATTCCAGATACCATAAAGATTTTGGTCTTGCTAATCCCAAAGAAAAAACCACGATAAGAAACTGAAATTAGAAAGAATGGAATTCCGAGAAATCTGTAGAAAAGATATTGAGAAGCGTAATTACCAACAGTATCATCAGAAGCAAAAAAATGAGCAATTGGTCCTGATAAGGAGGCACCAATTGCGGCTACAATTCCCCCAATTAAAAGTGAAATTATAAGAGAGTTATTTAAAGTATTTCCACATTCTAAAAAATTTCCCTGTCCAAATCTTCTTGCAACAATTACATGTGTTCCGGTTGCCAGACTTGAAAAGAAACTCACCAAAGCCCAAGTTGCAAGTACCCCGATGCCCATTGCAGCTAAGGCATAAGTTGCTTCATCCAGTCTACCTACCATCGCAGAATCCACAAGTGAAACAACCATTTGTGTTGATAAGCCTGCAATCGCTGGAAGTGCAACGTGCAAAATCTTTTTATAATAACTATTTACAGGTAATAAATTCATTCAGTCAAAAATAGTTATACATTGATAAGATAAAAATTAAAAGATGTGATATCTGATAAAATTTTATTTAAAAATAAAAACCCACAAAATGTGGGTTAAAAAGTGGAGCTAAGCGGGATCGAACCGCTGACCTCTTGAATGCCATTCAAGCGCTCTCCCAACTGAGCTATAGCCCCTTAATTCTGATCCAAAAATAAATATGTTTTAAGCAACAATCAATTATATCTATTTCAAAAGGTAAAGAGTTATGACTTTTATTTTCAGCAGGTTGACAATATTTTTGTTGTGGATATGAATAAAATCATTAAACATATAATTATAACAGTATTAGCAATAATCTTTTTCACTAGTTGCGATGACACTTTAACTATTGATAATGTTGACGACAAACCAATGCCTGATAAGAATATTAGTTTCTCACAGAATATCTATCCAATATTGCAAGTTAAGTGTGCTTTTTCCGGCTGTCACGCAAGTCCAAATGCAGCTGATGGAATAGATTTATCAACTTGGGCTAATGTTACTGCAAATCCGAACATTGTTTTTCCTGGAGAACCCGATTTAAGCAGATTAGTTTGGGCTATTGAAGGTCGTGCAGGAATTTCTCCAATGCCGCCTGTTGGCTATGCAAGACCGGTTACTGCAACACAGTTACAGGGCATCAAAACCTGGATTAATGAAGGGGCTTTAGATAACTAATTAAATCCACTTCATTTCTTTGTACCAATCACAAGTTCTTTTAATACCGTCTTCGAGTGAAATATTTTGGTTATAACCAAGTTCTTTAACGGCTTTTGAAGTATCAAAAATCCAAAACTGTTGTGTTATATCTTTTGCCTTCTCAATATTCAATGTAGCTGGTTTTTTACTGAACATTGCAAAAAATTGTGCGAAGCCTGCAATCGTATAAACTAAAAAATGAGGTACTTTGATTATGATCGGTTTTTTACCAAGCACTTTAGAGGTTACTGAATTTATTTCCTGCCAGGTATAATATTTTTCAGAACTAATATAGTAAATCTCACCAATAGCTTTTTCATTTGTTGCTGCTTGATAAAATCCTTCTACAAGATCTACAGCATGAATTAAACTTAGTTCTTTTTTATTAAATCCTATGGTTGTGGTTAAGCCTTTACTAAAAGTTTGAAAGTAGATAAATATCTCCGTATCGCGCTCACCATAAACTGCAGGAGCACGGCAAATTGTTATTGGCAATTTATCTTTATAAGAAAGAGTGATTTTCTCCCCTTCCAATTTACTTTTACCATATGTTGTTATAGGACTACAATTACTCAACTCATTAAGCGGCTTGCCATCTTTAGATGGACCTGTAACAGTTCCGCTGCTAACTAATAAAAATCTTTTTAAAGTAGATTTGTTTTCAAGTGCAACCTCTAAAAGATTTTTTGTTGAATCTACATTTCCTTTGTAAAAGCCCTCAGCAGTTTTTGATTTTACAACACCGGCAACGTGGTAAATATAATTAGCGTCTTTAAAACATTTTCTTAATCCATCTGTATTAAATAAACCTGAATCATAAATTTCTACATCCTTTCCATCCAACCACTTTAAATTGCTAGATTTCCTGACAACACATCTAACCTTTAATCCTTTTGATAAAAGATTATCAACAAGATGGCTTCCAACAAAACCATTTGCGCCTGTAACTACTGCTATTTCTTGAGTTTGCATTTTTGTATTCATTTGTTTTTAAGTCTAATTAGATATAAATTTTGCGCGCAATTTAATAAAAAGTCGAATCAGTTTCGGTTCTAATATATCAGTTCAGGAGGATTTTTTGGATATTTTTAAAAAGTGCTACGAATTTACTCGTGCAGATGAAATTAAAGCTTTAGGTGTTTATCCTTACTTTAGACCTATTGAAGAAAATGAGGGTCCAGTTGTTCAAATTGAAGGTAAAAGAGTTATTATGGCTGGCTCCAATAATTATCTTGGATTAACCGGTCATCCACATGTTAAAGAAGCAGCTATCAAAGCGATTGAAAAATACGGGACAGGCTGTTCAGGCTCTAGATATTTAACCGGCACTCTTGATTTACACATCGAACTAGAGAAAAGATTAGCAAAATTCTTTAACACAGAAGCTGTTTTACTTTTCAGTACAGGATATCAATCTGCACAAGGTGTAATTCCAACTTTAGTACAAAGAAATGATTATGTTATTTCTGATAAAGACAACCACGCTTGTATAGTTGCAGGAACAATGATGACCAAAGGTGCAATGGGTGGATTGGCAAGATATAAACACAATGATATGGATGATTTGGAAAAAACGATTTCAAAACTTCCAGAAGATTCAGGAAAACTTATTGTTTCTGATGGTGTGTTTAGTACAGGTGGAGAGATTGTTCACTTACCTCGCCTTGTTGAAATTGCTAAGAAATATGGTGCAAAAATTATGATTGATGATGCACATTCAGTTGGCGTCATTGGGAAAGGCGGAAGAGGAACGGCAAGTGAATTCAATCTCGAATCTGATGTTGATTTAACTATGGGTACTTTTAGTAAAACTTTTGCTTCTTTAGGCGGATTTGTTTCCGGTTCAGAAAGAGTTATTAATTATATAAAGCATTTCTCACCAGCTCTA
It encodes the following:
- a CDS encoding pyridoxal phosphate-dependent aminotransferase family protein; translation: MDIFKKCYEFTRADEIKALGVYPYFRPIEENEGPVVQIEGKRVIMAGSNNYLGLTGHPHVKEAAIKAIEKYGTGCSGSRYLTGTLDLHIELEKRLAKFFNTEAVLLFSTGYQSAQGVIPTLVQRNDYVISDKDNHACIVAGTMMTKGAMGGLARYKHNDMDDLEKTISKLPEDSGKLIVSDGVFSTGGEIVHLPRLVEIAKKYGAKIMIDDAHSVGVIGKGGRGTASEFNLESDVDLTMGTFSKTFASLGGFVSGSERVINYIKHFSPALIFSASPTPASVASALAALDILEAQPQLVTQLIDNANYMRKNLKAKGFNIIEGRTAIVPVIVGDDTLAFQMWKFLYDNGVFVNVFISPGVPPGRQMMRTSYMATHKKEHLDEILDIFERAGKQLGLI
- a CDS encoding NAD-dependent epimerase/dehydratase family protein; protein product: MQTQEIAVVTGANGFVGSHLVDNLLSKGLKVRCVVRKSSNLKWLDGKDVEIYDSGLFNTDGLRKCFKDANYIYHVAGVVKSKTAEGFYKGNVDSTKNLLEVALENKSTLKRFLLVSSGTVTGPSKDGKPLNELSNCSPITTYGKSKLEGEKITLSYKDKLPITICRAPAVYGERDTEIFIYFQTFSKGLTTTIGFNKKELSLIHAVDLVEGFYQAATNEKAIGEIYYISSEKYYTWQEINSVTSKVLGKKPIIIKVPHFLVYTIAGFAQFFAMFSKKPATLNIEKAKDITQQFWIFDTSKAVKELGYNQNISLEDGIKRTCDWYKEMKWI